Within the Scleropages formosus chromosome 8, fSclFor1.1, whole genome shotgun sequence genome, the region TCTCTACACACTCGCGGCAGCTGTGCCGGGCCCAGCGGCCGCCGTTCGCGACTCGCTCGTAAACGAAGGTTCCTTCCCGCAGGCGGCGCGGGCCTCCCGTCAGCtgctgttcctgtgtgtgtgtgtccctggcAAAATGGCGCCGTCTTGCCGCGGCTGCCCTCGGAACCCCCCTCAGCTCACCAGTCGCCTACAAAAATCAAACCAGTTACCGTAGCATACTAACCTACGATTAAAAcctaagaaaaattaatttatttctatgaAACCGCTTCACGCACAATCAATGTGCGTTTGGTTCGCTACGTCCATGTAAAAATTTTTGCGGATGACCAAATTTTGGTCTGAACTATGTAAACGCCCTCCAAAACATATGAATATCGTAACATTTCATATATCATATGTTAGCTCCTTGTTTAAGCGTGAAATAAGAGCGAACAAGAATCGTTCCGCTGCGTGTTTCCGTGCGGAGGACATAATGGGAAGGACCGGTTGATCATTACGTCTCTATGTGGTCTTCCTGTCTGAGAGCGCAAAAAAATgccactttttttaatttttatttttaatttcaaactgTAATATCGCTACATATTCAGGAACTTGTTTGTGCCGCGGTTTTATTTCTCACCCAGGTTAAATAGATTTAGCAGACACCGAAATTTATTGATAATCCTTTCTTTCACTTACAGCATGGATGGTAACTCAAGTTTCTTTAACGTTTAAGTCCTCCTGATCACAATTTAGTGCTTCTTCTGCGTACTGTTCTCGATATGGCCCGGGCCCAGAACATTGCTTTAGCGGATGACAGCCTGTCTGTGGACCTCATGTCATCTCCAGAAGCTCCTGTCCAAGACACAGCTGCGTGCGTGAGGAGTCTAACAGGGCAGGAGCTGGAGAAATTGAAGAATGACCGGAACCTGGTGTCAGAATTCAAACAAGCCAAGTTGGAGAAGGAGGCCCAGAAGAACTGGGACCTGTTCTACAAAAGAAACACTGTGAACTTCTTCAAAGACAGACACTGGACAACCAGGGAGTTTGAGGAGCTAAGGGCGTGCAAAGAGGTACAGAGAAACGTGCTGTGCGCAGGAGATCCGTCTTTTTCGCTCAAAGAAAGAAGGTGATGGAACAGTGAGATGAAACCTCTTCTTTCTCCAGTCTCAGGGTCAGAAGCTGGTTCTCCTCGAAGCTGGTTGCGGGGTGGGGAACTGCATATTCCCGCTCCTGGAAGAGGACCTTGACGTCTTTGTGTACGCCTGCGACTTTTCACATCGAGCTGTTGAGTTTGTAAAAGTAAGGAAGTCCTCTGGAGGAAATACTACATGTGCTATGAAAACTGATACTCATTTGTTTGATTTCTTCCAAAACATATTTTGTCTTTAGACGTTTGACAGGAGGTGCCCAAATACCATCTGAAGGATGGCAGTATGTTCATGGTTGTACGACCTCTGATACTATGAGACACAACAGGCGGTTTTTAGAACTGAGATGGGCAGTTTTCTTGATGTGTAGATGATTATTTGCCGTTATGCTTTTATATACTCTTACTGGGGCACCAGGTAGTGCATTGCTTAAAgccttttactgtatcaattcaaggtaagtaccttgatcaaggataccattgcaggaggtgggatttcaacctgggtCTTTCACAGACCACATGCTGCCTGTagagtaagtaattgtaatcGGCTTAGTATAGAAACCTAATATGAACAGTAATTTGCTCGGGACAAAGGTGTTAACTAGTAAATGATTGCTATATTCAGTATGTAGTCAGGACTTTGTCTGGCAAACTTGGGTGCCAGCAGAGAGGTTCTGTTACACAACAGGCAGTTGTGGTCTGTAAAGTACCTGAACTCTCTGTCCACCTTTTACAGTATGTATCAAAAGGTCCTGTAAGTTTGAGCATAAATTAATTATCTTATGTTAATGACTCTCTCAAATCAATAATCTGAtgtcaaaacaaaaactgacGGTCCTGTGTTGGTATGAGATGTTGAACACAACTCATTTTATTACTGACATCTCGGAGGTTACTTGCAAATCCCTTCCTTTTTCAGCAAAATCCTCTTTACTGTGCTGAGCGGTGTAAAGTTTTCCAGTGTGACCTCACCAAAGATGAGCTGCAGGAGAGCATCTCTGCCGAAAGCGTGGATGTGGCCATGCTCATATTCGTGCTATCTGCGATCCATCCTGACAAGATGCCTCTGGCTTTGaagaacattttcaaagtaAGATTAATTATTGTACATATTATGTACATCATAATTATAGTGTAGCAGTCAACATATTACTGTATCTAGAAGAAAATTCTAATTCTGTACTACTTAAGCACAATAAAACCTGTGAAATGTTGTGATACTGTCACTTGttatgtgaatatttttttttttccctactgcCGGTCACAAGCAGataagcatttaatttttcagaaatggtACATGATGTGAAGTTAGTCAGTTGTCACAGCATTACTGCAGGCTTAGGTCTCTGTTAGCACTGTAATGCTAAATGACACCTTGTTGACAGGTGCTGAGACCTGGTGGCACGGTCTTGTTCAGGGACTATGGCCTGTATGACCACACTATGCTCCGCTTTAAGCCTGGTAGCAAGCTGGGGGAGAACTTCTACGTGCGGCAAGATGGAACCAGGTcgttctttttttccaaaggtagtgaaaaattaactgcagaTTATGATCATAAGGAACTGGTGCACCAACCAGGCTAGGTGCAATGTAAAAAGAGCAGTGGTATTCCACAGCTTTATaaggttttggttttttttttattacatatatttttaattatccaTAGTGTCATTAGCAATGTTTTATGAACATTCTCTgctatactttttatttttttatgtagtCAGTAAAGTGTGTGGCATTCCGGTTTTCAACTGGTacactgtttgttttatgttgatTTGTTGCTCTGATGTGTCCTGCTCAAAGTTGTTCTATTTCGTTCCTTTGGACTTGAGGTAACGAGAACAAATTTTCCGCTCTGTGAAAACTGTCGATGTGACTTTTTATATCATGTCCTGTTTTCCCAGAACTGCTGGCTGACCTGTTTACTGGCGCAGGATTCCTCACTTTGGCAAATGAATATGTGTTCCGTGAGACAGTTAATAAGAAGGAGGGCCTCTGTGTGCCCAGGGTGTTTGTCCAGAGCAAGTTTCGCAAGCCAGACCGATGACTGGCCTCCTTGTGAGCAGCTCCCACACAACCTAGCGCACATGGTGACACCATCTCTGAGGGTTTCTGTACGAATTACGAGTCACTCTTTTTCCTGCAGACTGCATCTCTCACATCCACTGAAAGACTCTGTTTCTAGACTGCATATGACAACACCTCCTCGTGTGCCTTCACTTTGAGTATGTGCTGTCCCAGGGCTGTGCACTCTTTAGCGAAGGGAAGAAATAATTTGCAGTTAAGACAGGGAAAGGTTTTCTATTTTTTAGaggaaatattttgtatttctgtaatgtttcattaaagcattttaatctttatttcttGGCCTTTATTGCTACTGACAATTTAAGCACTGGGAAttggaaattaaaatgcaggCACACCAAACTAATTGATTTTAATAGCCACATAATGTAACAAAGAGGTCTTTAACTTGTGGATTCAACTGGAACTGGAAATCTGCTCATAACTGtaaatccaaccactacagcacaattaataaaagcttaataatgaaGATGTCCCTTGGTTTATTTACAAGTGAGGTTATGTTAAAAACCTTGGGTAAAGAtacaaagaatgaaaaattcaCTGCAAgacttcatttattaatttattgttgtCAACCAGTGCCCCTGTGCTTTATCTTTGCATTCAAGAGTCTATCCAGGAAACGCAGTGCAGGAGGTAGGGAACACCTAAGACAGCATGGTAGTCTGCTGCTGAActttaaagcaatattttattaacttgaaacaacaaGTTAATTCTACTTTTAAATAGCTGAAAGTAAATAATCCATAATCTTCACAGCTTCCTATTCAATGTTTGTCACCTCATTAATTGTCCGTAAGTACATGTACAAGTTCATTAGCATATGgctctgttttctttattatgttAATGTCGACATACTTGAATTTATGTACTGGGTAGGTTCCATAAAATTCTCAGGTAtaactaaaatgaataaaaatatactgtaagacaaacatttttaaaacttcattaGTTGCACTacaaataaaagatttaaaatgacTGTCTCCATAAAATCCTGTTTGTTGCTGACTGAATGTTGACTTATTCCATAAATGTGTgcagcatttcacattttattattgatcGCTAACATTTTGGAAAAGGACACCTGaattgtaaacactgtggaagcgagtttAATTAATCCAGTCCAACATTCCTGCTCTTAtctgggtgcattttactgccaactaaccGCTGGATGCAGAAGCACAAGTTGTGCTCattctgcaaacacattttaaaaaagcgtgtgaagaaagtgaaaaaaaatacaattaaaaatgaataaactgaacaCTCAACCTATCACCACAAGGAGGAAGCACACGCTTCCCCAGCTATTTAAATAACTTGTATACGTATATTTTCCATTTGCACATATTAAGTTATCAGGTATTTTATCCAATTAACAAGTCACAGTGATATAGAACTATCGGCCCTAAGCAAAGAATTATTTCACTGCCAGGCTGATGAGTTTATCCATTACTACAGTTCGTTTTACCATATATGATGTGTGTACTGTATTGTGTTTTTATCATCTTATACACTTGTTTTGGCCCAAGTATTTTAATCTGTGGTTTGCTTTGGATTTGTAGGAGTATTCATATATTTTCCATGCTCATAACATTCTGCTACTgcaaattcattatttatggCCACATCACACTCATGTGCAGTTGATTAATTGCTGAGGGATACAGGAGACCAGGAAGTCCCTGAGTAAGTAACCAGACTGAATCCACTCTGAATACATTTTGTACCACATTATGgaaatatgacctaaaacagTCATGCAGTTACAAGACATGGAGTCTTTGTAGTTCAGTCATTTGAAGTCTGCATCTCTTCAAAGAGCCTTCTTTACACCATCTTTTCATAATCTCTTGACAAATGTAGCTGCTGTTTGGAAATATAAATCTTTTTCTGAGTATGCACAGGTTTTCTAGGGCTGAGGACACGATGTGTTTGCAAGCGTGGATACGGTAAGTCGACGACTAAGACATACACAGGTGGACAGAGCACACTCAGTCATAGCCACGTGCCCAGCAACATCACATTAAGATAAGCCAAGAATGAACCTCAAATTATTGTTTTGAAAggtacattaaaatgaatgggATTTCATGTTCTTGAGGTAAACAAACAACATGTGGTGATGTGTATCTGTCCAGCTGCCCCAACATATGACTGGGGGTATTCTAACAGGGAAATTATGAAGTactaggggcagctggtagcatagtgcttagagctgctagCTTTGGGTCcagtggtcacaggtttgatccccacctctggctatggtacccctgagcaaggtacctagctgaataaatgggtaaataattgtaacattaacattgtatgttgcgtTGGAGAAGCCTCTGCTAAATTACCAAATATAAGTACTGAGATATTTTCCTCTGGATTCTTGGAATTGGGTGAGAGAGGAGTATAAGACCgtcaacattttaatgaaaagagAGAAACCTTTGGAGGAAAATTGATCTTCAGTGAACAATAATTCATTTACCAGGAGGGGAACACAGCTGAAGATTTGTAGGTGAGTTTAGTAACGCTATAGAAGCCCTATCCAGATAACAAGGTGAGCTATACTGTACGATTGATTTTCCATGAAGAAAGTGATAGAAGTAGCCACTGTGAGCTGATCTGGGCTTCAGTCTAGAAGATGCATctggaaaatggaaagaatGAGCTCTATGAAGGTATGAGTGAACCAAGATGGCACTGCTGTGGTTACACCACCATGTGGAAAGAAGTGAGCCTCTTAGAATGATGAGGTCAGAGAGGTCATTcccacagcagtgtgtgtagtATGCGTAAAAGCCacaagagcacccaaacaaaGGCTGTCATAACATGGCATGTGATGTTACTGTCACCCACGCAGCACACTCAGCAAAAGCAGTCATTGCTGATCACAGCGGTGACCTCACAATCCGCATGTCTCCAGGAAGCCTACTTACGCATTTTGCTCTGAGCTCTTTTGAGTTCATTACTCATTTTACTCCACGATGGTGAAGTAAACAATAGGTACAATAACTACTGTTTATGATTAATAGGCCTGTATGCTGGAAGAAAATACGGTTGCTACCACAGAAGTATTTGCTtataaataagatgaaaaagGCATCATTAAAGCCATTTCAGAATTTACCCTACAAGCCATTACCTTCAGCAATTCAAGAGACaaccaaccacttgtcctgagcaaggttggggtgagctggagcctatcccaggggTACAGGGGaaacacactggatgggatgccagtccatcgcagggcactccatgcaggacttgaaccacagacccactacacagcaggcaccagccaaacccgctgcatcaacACACCCCCTGTTTAAGAGACACATTGACATAAACTTTGAATTCTGTGTAGAGTGTGCTATGAACCTGTCGTCCACTTATCCCTGTAATGCTCATACAGCAGTTCagcaaaaagtgcaaaaattcaTTAACATAAACTTCCAATATCAcacatatttttcagtattatgGCAAAATATGCTGGTTGGTTTGTTTGACTGCAGCAAGGAAGACAGCAAACTATTTTACTTAACAAATAATTGCTAAtaactgctgttattattattaagcaaatTTCATCtccataaatgcaaattcaaTAAGAAACCTTTTTCACACTCTCATTTAAAATCAGTACAAACAATACATTATTGCTATCCAAAACTATCctaataaaaaagcaatttgaACTGTTACACTTTgcaaatcttttttatttttatctaaaTTGTAAACCTTTAATAGTAATTTCTGgctttgttttatattattgttctcttttttgtttttctatattGTTGCTTTGTGTAttgtactaataataataattttcaaaaagatTCTCCAAAAGCAGAAAGGTTCCATTCACATGCGATTCAAGCTGACAAGAGCTAGTCGAGTCTAATGTAAAAAGCTGCAAAACAGGAAGTCGAAAAGGGGCCAAATACTTTATCACAACACTTTTACATACTCCTGTTATGAATTACTTTATAATTGGGCAAATAATTACTCCTATATATTATATTGCCAACTGTCTTATTCTGTTGCCATGTATATACATTCTAGCGAGTGCAGCTTCAGGCTCTGGCAGGGTCCCTAAAGGCACATAGAAGGTGTCCATAACGTAATGTTTATAGGAACACTAGACAACAACAGGAGGGATCTGCAAATGCACAAGGAGATACAGTATTGCTCTGGGTCCAAGGAATGCTCTTCGGAGGGCCACGCTGGGTATTCATGCTTCGTAGTGTCTTCTCAATGTAAGCCCTATTGCCGCAGGACTAATCCCACTCCCACCACCAATGAAGCGAGGGTGGCTTTGGGGTACATAAAAAGCATAGCGAAGATCCAAAACTGAACACTTAACGGAGTTGTGAACACTTTCAGAGACATTCTGCGAATGTTTAAGAAAACATTGCTCTTGATTCAAAAAACCCCACTGCTCCAAAAACCGTACCACCCTTACACAGAACCCCTCTGTTGTTGCACAACTGCTTACATTACACTTCagtctaattttttttcttaactgatCAGAATGGACTATCAAGACACTAGAACTGTTGGGTGACACAGACCGTCCATCAGGACAGGTTTTACTTTCCATTCATCTCTTCTTCTTTTAAGTGtttagtgaataaatgtatcgaTAAAATCCATCATGCATGGTCTAAAACATGTAgagcaaaattatttaataaaaccaACCAATGCACGATGGATACTTGTATACACTCTAAAAACAAACCGCAAAGATCATATaacaaaaaattgaaaataaaacctacccagcaactccACCACTCAAGAAGGGTGGTCCCTGGCTTgtttcccagggtgttaccatgcACCTTAACTgatttttcagtgtgtttttctttacagCACGTCTGCCCCTGTTAATACTTTCTTccataaaataaacaagtatAATTAAATATAGTAATACCAAATAACAAAAGATCAAGAATCAATAAACACCcagatgcataaataaaaaagaaactacACTACAGTAACGAAACCAAAACATATAATAGACAAACGCTGCACAGGATGCCCATCTTCATGGGGTACTTAACAGTGAAAGTGTAATATAAATTTggttaaaatgtgcaaataaatacaGTGATAATGACTAAAACCCtcaacacttacattcaccaaaaGAAGGGGTTTCAGTGTCTTGCATGTGTTAAAAGACATGTGTTATCCCCAGATGGAGAAACTGCCACAAACCTTTTGGGGTTTCAGCCGAAAGAGACCCCTCCACCTCCACTTGGCTTGAGCGCGTGATATTCTTCTCCTTCCTGGATGTAAGGTCAACCCAAATTTTGTGGTACCCACCATGGCCCCCTAAGTCTACCGTGTTTGGACTAGTTGAGTGCTCCAGCATTTGCTTGGTCACGATGGACACCAGCCACGTTTGGGTGGCCACTGCCTTCTATGTGCAAGGGTTCCATCCCCTCGAGGCTTTATTGCACGTCAAAACCATTGCAGATCAGTCTTCTTGCACAGACAGGTCACCAAACGCCAGACCTCTCGCCCCTGTCCACGGTCCCAAAATGCGTGTGGGAGAGTTTTACTCTTGCTGCACTAGAGCCTCTGCCTTGACCCCAGTTTCCATGGTTCGACTCCACTTTACAACGTGACTGTTATAAGCAGGCCGGGACTCGGAATCTGGCCCTGTGTTGGACCGGGACTTCACCTAAAGACGCATCGCCTGGCCAATAAAGGACGCGCAAAGTGCCGATGGGGATGTCCCTTGTTCCTGATACCAATTTTGCAGGCCCTCCCTGTTCACGCTCCAAGGGGTGCCCATCAGTAACATGCGATgctacagtactgtatgtgattATGTGATTATAAGTGTAATTTTGGGTTACTTTCGGAACCCTAGACTCGTGTCACGCTGGGGAGCGGtgcactccataaaaataaactgaatcaAACCGAGTTACATTAAGTccaattaaaatgatttgatACATATCAAGGATCAGCGTAAAGTTTCAAATTCATTATTACGTCACTGAGACTCCTCAGACAGCGTGGCATGAATTCCTGCGTCACTCACTGTGACCTTTACGTGTCTCGGAGTTATTCCTTCATGAAAATGTTCTCTTTGTACAGCGTCACGTTGAATAAGTGGAGCTCCACAGTGTTTTTACCGCTGTGTTAAACGTGTTAGCAGCTGcaatgtatgtgtgcgtgcgtgcgtgcgtgcgtgcgtgcgtgcgtgcgtgcgtgcgcgcgcgggcGGGCGCGACCAGCCCTCCTCAGAGCTGCGAAGGTAAGCGATGACGTACAAGGTGTGCAGGCGCTGAGCAGCAGGCAGACAGCGATACGCATGCGCATACGGACAGCGGTGCGCAGACACATTGCGGTGCGCATGCGCCAACAGACAACAGAGCGCAGATAGACAGCGGGGTTCAGACGGACGCGCAGACTTTCGGCATCGACGTTCCGCCGCGCGGAGAGCGGTGTAGCGCAGCTCCGCCGCCTCTCACTGGGATGCCCGTCCCGTAGGTCCGTCGTCTCACCGTTCTTTCCCGTTGACACAGCTCGTGActccatttatatatttatttaaagtcgCGTTGTGGAGATGGTCACCGGGCAGTAGCGGAAAACGCGCCGAAGAAGAGAGAAGAGTCGGAGAGTCGGAGAGTCGCTCCTCCGTCCGCTCGTCGCTCCTCCGTCCGCTCGTCGCTCCAGCCATGGACTCTCCGCAGGGGGCAGAGCGGCCGGACGAGGAGCCCGAGTGCgcggaggaggaagaggtggaTCCGAGGATACAGGTACCgcagaacgtgtgtgtgtcagcGGCGACAGGGACGGTTTTGCCATGTGGCCTttgttggtttaaaaaaaaaaaaaaaaaaaaactatatctCAACAATAGAAGAGTGTAGAGAGCTGCTGTATGACGCAGGACTGATGAAAGTGACAGTAAcacagtaacaataaaatgaTGATGCTTGGCAATATATCAAGTGTGAGCAGATTcgttctgttatttttttaactttgaaagAATATAGAAATTATATTCAGTGCGATAATAATTAGTGTATAATATTTAGTGTAAAGATGgaataataaatgcattcagTGATCCACAGATTCTGTAATATATTCACttctgtgtgtgtactatatatatatacactcactGATCTGTGACCTATACACTATATGTAGTAGTATATGCTCTATAATTTTACTAGTATATACTATGCATTAATACATGAGCTGTGTATTCAGGATTCAATTGTAAATGGcctatatattaatatatggcCTATATTCAGTACTTCACGGGCTTTATTATATTGAGTAATATGCGAGCTGTGCATTGTATTGTGTCGAGCGCTGTATGTGCCTCATGCAGTAACACTTGCTGTGTCGACGATGTGCTCATGTGCAGTTGTGCCCTAATTCTCCATCtgccaccactcccccccccccccccccccagcgcctTCCCGCTTTACCTTGATGTTGCCGCACTGTAACATCGCGTTATCGTGCCGGACGTGTAGAACCGGAATATAAATGCCTTAAAAACAGCTGCAGCTGgacaatgtcatttttttttttttgtggatgaaATCTTTGCAAGATCAGCAAAGTCCGGGGACTCATCGGAGGATGAAGCTGCGCGTCCTTGTAAAGATAGCGTGTGTTAACGCGCTAGTTCCGAAGGCCCCGCTCCAGGTCTTTCTCACGGCCGAACGGATTCCGGACGTGGCTCTCGATGTCCAGGTGTCACATGCTCTTTCTGCTCCAAACAGGGCGAGCTGGAGAAGCTCAATCAGTCCACGGACGACATCAACAGATGCGAGACGGAGCTAGAGGTGCGTTAACagttgtgggtgtgggtgtgtgtgtgtgtgtctgcaccgCAATCCCGTTTGCTTGTTTAGGGAGACCAGGTTTGGACTTTCCATTGTTTCGGTCTCAGTGTGCTTGGAGGGTACAGTTGGCATCTGGGCTctggaacatgaacatttacagtcGCTTTTATTTAACGTGTTCAATAAGAGATTTGCTGTCGCGATAAATGAAGTCCACGGTGTCCTTcggtctcctccagcaccacggTTCAAGGGGGTTCGTGTTTTTCCCACTCCTGCTTTTTCTATGTATTGATATTAGTTCTGCTTAAATTGACCTGAATTGAACTTattttgaccccccccccccccccccaccttattTTGACTGCTCTGATGGGCTTGTTGTTCCATCGagctgattttattatttttcagtcccAATTAATGCTTGTAACATCTAGCATCAATCGCTCCCTCTGCTGTATGACGGCGTTCGCTGCTGTTCGGGTGTCTGACGGCAGGTGCGTTCTGTTTACCGAACTCTTCCTTTGCGATTCCGTTcgagttatttttatttacggTGGTCGGCAAGGGAAAACGTGAGCGTCCCAGCGgtgctggaaagaaaaagtgaaataaagcatta harbors:
- the mettl6 gene encoding tRNA N(3)-cytidine methyltransferase METTL6 isoform X2, with amino-acid sequence MARAQNIALADDSLSVDLMSSPEAPVQDTAACVRSLTGQELEKLKNDRNLVSEFKQAKLEKEAQKNWDLFYKRNTVNFFKDRHWTTREFEELRACKESQGQKLVLLEAGCGVGNCIFPLLEEDLDVFVYACDFSHRAVEFVKQNPLYCAERCKVFQCDLTKDELQESISAESVDVAMLIFVLSAIHPDKMPLALKNIFKVLRPGGTVLFRDYGLYDHTMLRFKPGSKLGENFYVRQDGTRSFFFSKELLADLFTGAGFLTLANEYVFRETVNKKEGLCVPRVFVQSKFRKPDR
- the mettl6 gene encoding tRNA N(3)-cytidine methyltransferase METTL6 isoform X1; this encodes MARAQNIALADDSLSVDLMSSPEAPVQDTAACVRSLTGQELEKLKNDRNLVSEFKQAKLEKEAQKNWDLFYKRNTVNFFKDRHWTTREFEELRACKESQGQKLVLLEAGCGVGNCIFPLLEEDLDVFVYACDFSHRAVEFVKQNPLYCAERCKVFQCDLTKDELQESISAESVDVAMLIFVLSAIHPDKMPLALKNIFKNCWLTCLLAQDSSLWQMNMCSVRQLIRRRASVCPGCLSRASFASQTDDWPPCEQLPHNLAHMVTPSLRVSVRITSHSFSCRLHLSHPLKDSVSRLHMTTPPRVPSL